The sequence GAGGAGTATTTTTTATGGGACGGAAAAGTAAATTCTCACCAGAAGAAAAATTAGAATATGTTCTTAGGTGTATAGAAGGGAAAGATTCCTTTAGCCATGCAGCTAAGTTAATTGGTGTTGGCAAAGATACCATGAGGAGATGGGTTAGCAATTATAAGTCGTTGGGTATTAAAGGATTGAATACTAGTTCTAAGAATTTCAGTCACTCTTCACATGTAAAGGAAATGGCAGTAAGCGAATACCTTTCTGGTAAGGGTTCCTTGCACGATATATGTTTTGAATATGGAATACGCTCTACAGGGATGCTTCATACGTGGGTTATGAAGTATAATAGTCATGAGAAACTAAAATCTTCTGGTACTGGAGGAGTATCTATCATGACTAAAGGAAGAAAAACTGATTTTGATGAAAGAGTAGAAATAGTAAAGTACTGCATTGAAAATAAACACAACTATGCCGAAACAGCGCAGAAGTTTAAGGTATCTTACCAACAGGTCAATTCATGGACTAATAAATACTTAAAACAAGGTATAGATGCCCTTCAAGACAAGCGTGGTAAAAGAAAAACAGAAGATGAGATGTCTGAGATGGACAAACTCAAAGCCCAAAACAAACTGCTTGAAGCTGAGATTCTCGAAAAGCAAATGGAGATAGATTTTCTAAAAAAGTTGGAAGAAATACAAAGGAGGCGGTCTTAAGCCAGGTAAGGTATGAAACCATCTATCTGACAATACATGAACTTCATGATACTAAAGGTTATGCACTCACAAAACTATGTAATTTTGCTGGAATTGAACGATCTTCATATTACAAATGGTTAAACAGAGAAGCAAGTGGCAATGAGCAGTTTAACAAGACTTTAATACCGTTGATCCGAGATGCTTATGAAGAGAGAGGCGGTATACTTGGGTATCGTCAGATGACAATCAAGTTAAACAGAGAGCAAGAATTCCATGTAAACCATAAGAGAATCTACAGACTGATGAAAATACTAGGTTTAAAATCTGTATGCCGTAGAAAGAGAAAGAACTACATCAAATCCACACCAGAAATAACTGCAAAAAACGTACTAAGCAGGAACTTTAATGCAAATGGATTTGGGGAGAAATGGCTTACTGATGTAACAGAGATGAAATATGGAATCAGTGGAAAAGCCTATCTAAGTGCCATACTTGACCTCGGAGATAAGAGCATAGTGTCCTTTGTCTTGGGTCATTCAAATAACAATGCACTGGTATTTAGAACGTTTGACATTGCCCATGAGCAGCACCCTGATGCAAAGCCGATCTTCCACAGTGATAGGGGATTTCAATACACCTCAAAAATGTTCAAAAACAAGTTGGATAATGCGGGTATGACACAAAGTATGTCTAGAGTATCCCGTTGCATAGATAACGGCCCTATGGAGGCATTTTTTGGTACTCTTAAGTCAGAAATGTACTACCTAAGTAAATTCAATTCATATGAGGAGTTGGAAGCCGCGGTCATTGAATACATAGAGTATTACAATAACCGTCGTTACCAGAAGAGGCTTGAGTGCATGACACCAATGGAGTATAGGCAGCACCTTTTAAGTAAGGTAGCATAAGCTTTTATGCCGCGAAAGCCTGTTTATATGGGGTGTACCCTCTGGTAAAATGTGTGTGGCGGAAGCCAAATATTTGTTTAGTATCAACTTCCGCCCAAGAATGGGAGTCCAGAGGGTACAGGGGACCCCATGTCAACAGGACCGTGGAATAAATGCGGGTAATTAAATTCTTATGTATAAAGGTGATATTTTCACTTGATAAAACAAACCTACAAAAAAATAACGCCAATCAAATTAGATGATTGACGTCAAAGCATTTTTTGTTTTTTCTACTGTCTACTTGACAGGGGCATGTTCAGTTTAGCAGACGCTTCTTATTATTTATATACTACAGCTCCATTTATTTCCCTAGTTGATCCACAACCAGTTAAGATCATTGCTTGGAATAGCTGGTTTCTGATTGCTATATAGTGATTCTCCACACCTTCTGCCCCACCACCAAAGGCTTGAGTTACAAAGGGCCTTCCAATTAGTACGCAGTCAGCTCCAAGGGCTAACATTTTTAGCACATCCATACCTGTTCTTACTCCACCGTCTGCAAAAATTGTAACTTTCCCCTTCACTTTTTCAGCGATGGCAGGGAGTACGTCCGCAGCACCTGGACAAAAGTCAAGAACTCGCCCACCGTGGTTTGAAACAACAATGGCCTTAGCACCTATCTCTACAGCCATTTCAGCCTCTTCGACTGTCATAATGCCTTTAAGGATAAATGGCAGATCTGTTGACTGCACTAGTTCCTTTAATTCTTCTTTTGTTTTAGGTCCCACTGGCTGTCCTTTAAGGGCCATGGTTATAAGACCTGCCCCATCTATATCCACACCAACTGCCACGGCTCCAGCTACTTCTGCTTGTTTAATTTTTTTAAGGATTTCCTCGTTTGAACGGGGTTTTATAATTGGTATACCGCCACCAAATTCCTTTATGGCTTCAAGGCCTGATTCATACATTGTAGGATCTGCACCATCGCCAGTCATGGCGAAGGATTTTGCCTTTAAACTTCCTTCCACCACATATTTTGCGAAGTCATTTTCACTTACTTTGCCACCCATGTTATATGTGGAACCTGTCATGGGTCCTACCATAACAGGTACTGAAAGTTTTTGTCCAAAGATTTCAACACTTGTATCTGGATTAACGTTATGGTGGATTGTCCTCATGTTTAGCTTTACCTTAGCTAAACTTTCCATGTTTGCAAAAAAGGAACTACCGGTACCTGTGCCGCCCATGCCTGGCACTTGTCCTTTACATGCCCTACCATCACATACTGGACATACTTTGCAAAATCCTGACATCAAATCCCTTGCTTTTTTTCTTACTTCTGTTGGCATATAAATAAATCCCCCTTAATTTTGATCAGTTATTAGATTAGTTAAAACTGAGCTTATGATACTAAGAACAATGGCTCCCAGTACTGCAGGCCAAAAGCCAGCAACTGTAAAACCAGTTACATTCGCAGCTACTAACCACAGTATAAATCCATTTATTACAAAGGTAAAAAGACCAAGTGTAAGTATAGTTATAGGAAAAGCAACTAGTTTTATTATAGGCCTTATAACTGCATTTGCTAAACCTAATACCAATGCTGCAATTAAAGCAGAACCAAAACTTGTTATTTCTATACTTTGGATAATCTGTGCTGTTAAAAACAACGCTAACCCATTTATTATCCATCTCCATACTAATCCTCTCATTGTATCTCCTCCTCGTATAATAAGTTTTAAGCCTTTATCTCTTATTTAAATAATAGCATATTTTATAGTACTTTGATAATTTGTTTGCATAATTTTACAAAATTCATACCTGTGTTGCATGAAAACCATCCTTAGGTGGATAAACAAAGAAACCACTTTATGCAAGTGGTCTCTTTGTGGCCTATTGATTTAATCGTTATCTGGTTGTGGTGGATAAAAATCTGGGAAAGGTAGCAGATCGAATTCTTCACATGGGTCAACATCTGGGAATTCTTCACATAGGGGAGGTGTTGGGCAAAATCCAAAAGTTGGTACAAGAAGTTGTACTTCTGCTACGGATTTTAGAATAATGAATGCTCCGATAGGTATGAATGCTAATGCATCTCCATCTTCTGTTGTGTCAGGGAATTCTAAAATGGGATCCCCAGCAACTTGGAATATGGCTTCTGCTATTGCTTCCATTCTATCAAGTTCAGGCATATATAAAATTACATCTTTCTCGAAGCATACAATATTTTCAAACTCATCTCCATTGGAAGGTATTACCTGGACTTCAATACCTTGTGCATTTACAACAAATAATTCAACCCTTGCACAAACTTCAATTTGAATTCTTGCTAACGGTCCACCGTTAATAAGCTCTCTATTTAGAACTTCGTACTCTACAGAGTTAGGAACTATCCTAGCAAATGAAAAAGTTACATCTTCCTCATCCCAACCATCTGGTAGTTCCCAAGCAAATTCAAAGAATTCACATTCTTGCTGTCTACAAGCATCGTAAACTTTTGTAGTTATTATGCAGTCAATTTCAGGAGCTGGTGGTGTCGGTGGTTTGGGGGGCTTAGGCTTAAAAAATGTTTCTTGAACAGCATCTTTCATTTTCTCGTCCATATATCTGAACCTCCTATAACTTAATTGGATTATCTTCTCTACAAGATATGTATCACTCCCCTAAGTGGTGAATGCCTAATTTAAAAACTAATAAAAAAAATCATAGGCCTTGGGCCTATGATTTACTTTTGTATAAATAATTGGGTTACAAGTACACCTGATGAGTTCTGATCTACTATCCCGATACCAACATGGGTAAAGTTGGGATTTAATATATTGTTTTTATGACCTGTACTTGCCATCAATCTTAAATGTGAAATATAAGGGCTTTGTGATGCCGAGATGTTTTCCGCAGCTCTTCTATATGAAATACCTGCATTTCTCATCATTTCAAATGGAGTCCCGTAGGTTGGTGAATTATGAGCAAAGTAATTTAAGTCTTTCATATCCTGGCTTTTAATGCGAGCCCATTTGCTAACCTCAACGTCAATTTGTAGTGGAGCCACACCAACTTTTGCTCTTTCCTCATTGATTCTACTTAGCATTTCCATTTCCCTTTGGGATACTGTGTGGTTTGCTGAGGGTTGAGGGCTTACTTGTGGTTGTGGTGCTGGAGTTGGAGCAGGATTTTGTTGTGTTGGTTGACTGTGTTGTGGTGCAGGATCTTGCGCTGTAGTGGTTGGGGGTGTACTAATTCTTGACCTTCTATTTGTCCAAAAATCTCCCAAGTTGTTATTTTGAGTGGATGGTGCTGGGGTTGTTGTACTTGGTTGTACTGGAGTGCTGTTATTGGTAGGTACTGTCTGCTGGTTACTTACGTAATTTTGTAAAAAATTTCTATATGTGCTTGCTTGCACAGACAGGGGTGTACTAAGAATGGCAGTAATTGATAATCCAGTTATTAAAGTTACTGTAATTATTTTTCTCTTCAATCTAGTTCCTCCTCTATTTTGTCTATATAAACATTCTAAGGGTCTTTTTGCATACTATCAAATGTAATATCTGCCTAGGTTGGTATAAAACTGAAATTAAACCAGTGTTATGTAATTTTTAAGGAATAAGTTGGAATTTATGCAATTCCCAAGGATAAATCCTGCACCAACACTGATTTCTAAACATAAATTATTGTGAAAGGAGGGTATAAGTAAATGAGAGAAAAATACAATCCTAGTACAAGACACGCTGGTTCATTCCCTGATCCAACGGGGGTAGACTGTATCATTACTACAAAGGTTTACGATGCCTGTAGACAACAAGAATGTGAGTTTTTTGAGTTTGGAGCTTTTGAAGTACCATTCGGATGGGACTTCGAGGATATTTTCGCGTATGCTGAGGTAGTACCTAGTTCAGTAAGTTTTGACGTTCTAAATATTAGTCTAATTGAAGGTGGTCCCCTTGCACGGGTTCAGATGAGAGTTTGTGCTGATATCAATGCTTTTATAGTAAACACTAGAACAGGTGAAGAAGAACAAATAATAGGCGATAATGGTTTTGAAGACAATGAAGTTTGCTTTGAGAAAGATGTTATTTTATATCTTCCAGAACCTGATAAAATGGATGCAATTGCTGAAGCAATCTTCCAAATAGCTGGTGAGCCTGTTATAGAAGAGTTTGACGACACTGAAGATGAAATGTTTAATATTTTTATTCCTATTGGTGCATTTATTATTGTCAAGTCAGTGGCCGAAGTTCAATTGTTAGTACCTGTTTATGGTTTTTGCCCAACACCACCACTTTGCGAAGAGTTTCCTGATGTCGATGCTTGTGAAGAATTCCAACTATTACCATTCCCCGATTTTTATCCACCTCAGCCTGAGGATGAATAGCAATTGCCGGTTTTTTCCGGCTAATGCTATATGAGGATGAAAATTATGAATCTGCTTATAATCGTCCATAACAGTTTTGATAGTATAAATAATGAGATAATTATTTATTTAAAAAACAAGCAAAAGGTTCAGGTGGTAGATGTTGATAATAGCAATTTTAAGAGTATATTAGAAAACTACAAAGGTGTAAAAATTTGGGCCAGTAATTGTTCTAATTTCCTTGGCGATATCTGGGAAGATATTTTACAAGATAAAAGTAGTAGCCTTGTTTTAACAGAAAATAACTCTGTACTAAAAACTGATAAATTTATAGCTCAGG comes from Alkalicella caledoniensis and encodes:
- a CDS encoding helix-turn-helix domain-containing protein, whose protein sequence is MGRKSKFSPEEKLEYVLRCIEGKDSFSHAAKLIGVGKDTMRRWVSNYKSLGIKGLNTSSKNFSHSSHVKEMAVSEYLSGKGSLHDICFEYGIRSTGMLHTWVMKYNSHEKLKSSGTGGVSIMTKGRKTDFDERVEIVKYCIENKHNYAETAQKFKVSYQQVNSWTNKYLKQGIDALQDKRGKRKTEDEMSEMDKLKAQNKLLEAEILEKQMEIDFLKKLEEIQRRRS
- a CDS encoding IS3 family transposase, which produces MYLTIHELHDTKGYALTKLCNFAGIERSSYYKWLNREASGNEQFNKTLIPLIRDAYEERGGILGYRQMTIKLNREQEFHVNHKRIYRLMKILGLKSVCRRKRKNYIKSTPEITAKNVLSRNFNANGFGEKWLTDVTEMKYGISGKAYLSAILDLGDKSIVSFVLGHSNNNALVFRTFDIAHEQHPDAKPIFHSDRGFQYTSKMFKNKLDNAGMTQSMSRVSRCIDNGPMEAFFGTLKSEMYYLSKFNSYEELEAAVIEYIEYYNNRRYQKRLECMTPMEYRQHLLSKVA
- a CDS encoding alpha-hydroxy-acid oxidizing protein codes for the protein MPTEVRKKARDLMSGFCKVCPVCDGRACKGQVPGMGGTGTGSSFFANMESLAKVKLNMRTIHHNVNPDTSVEIFGQKLSVPVMVGPMTGSTYNMGGKVSENDFAKYVVEGSLKAKSFAMTGDGADPTMYESGLEAIKEFGGGIPIIKPRSNEEILKKIKQAEVAGAVAVGVDIDGAGLITMALKGQPVGPKTKEELKELVQSTDLPFILKGIMTVEEAEMAVEIGAKAIVVSNHGGRVLDFCPGAADVLPAIAEKVKGKVTIFADGGVRTGMDVLKMLALGADCVLIGRPFVTQAFGGGAEGVENHYIAIRNQLFQAMILTGCGSTREINGAVVYK
- a CDS encoding phage holin family protein, with translation MRGLVWRWIINGLALFLTAQIIQSIEITSFGSALIAALVLGLANAVIRPIIKLVAFPITILTLGLFTFVINGFILWLVAANVTGFTVAGFWPAVLGAIVLSIISSVLTNLITDQN
- a CDS encoding CAP domain-containing protein; amino-acid sequence: MKRKIITVTLITGLSITAILSTPLSVQASTYRNFLQNYVSNQQTVPTNNSTPVQPSTTTPAPSTQNNNLGDFWTNRRSRISTPPTTTAQDPAPQHSQPTQQNPAPTPAPQPQVSPQPSANHTVSQREMEMLSRINEERAKVGVAPLQIDVEVSKWARIKSQDMKDLNYFAHNSPTYGTPFEMMRNAGISYRRAAENISASQSPYISHLRLMASTGHKNNILNPNFTHVGIGIVDQNSSGVLVTQLFIQK